The following are encoded in a window of Phoenix dactylifera cultivar Barhee BC4 unplaced genomic scaffold, palm_55x_up_171113_PBpolish2nd_filt_p 001352F, whole genome shotgun sequence genomic DNA:
- the LOC120108478 gene encoding uncharacterized protein LOC120108478 produces MDSSEKAKGKEKVETMEVSETISSVGGRVTPVQQAAFPWRYPSYGHNNFGMNSKSFLEMLMLDSCFILFALSLHYNPVKVLPFVGGLEDGPWAPRDIVGASELVKTDLLLLNSQIPFFILEDVFNMQIAIHPNEYIYTEGNEGQPTIRKVALKFFGTLGLECNGSNDTETEEVHHLLHLYHMYLKPTKHRAASLPGDTFIIINPRRYLPSATELQRKSAVNFKVKKTVGVPQCVLDVTTRKSGDIQVPALGVYDHTNILLHNLINFEQSLGNMDSYITAYVAFLNHIVQREEDVELLDTRGVLEHRLTSRAEVVAVFRQLHNVIDHYKTPGYLASVYEEVNDRCTSKWRRIYADGKQRYCSNVWLSMSFVAGIALSVLALIQTIYAVEGYKRK; encoded by the exons ATGGACTCCTCCGAGAAGGCCAAAGGAAAGGAGAAGGTGGAGACCATGGAAGTGAGCGAAACCATCAGTTCTGTTGGAGGGAGGGTAACCCCAGTGCAGCAGGCGGCCTTTCCCTGGCGATATCCTAGCTACGGAC ACAATAACTTCGGCATGAATTCCAAAAGTTTTCTGGAGATGCTAATGCTTGATAGCTGCTTCATCTTGTTTGCGCTTTCATTGCATTATAATCCTGTCAAGGTACTCCCTTTTGTGGGTGGCCTTGAAGATGGACCATGGGCACCACGTGATATAGTGGGGGCATCGGAGCTTGTCAAGACTGACTTGCTGTTGCTCAACAGCCAAATCCCTTTCTTTATCCTTGAGGATGTTTTCAATATGCAAATTGCTATTCACCCAAACGAATATATTTACACTGAAGGCAATGAAGGCCAACCCACAATCAGAAAAGTTGCTCTCAAGTTTTTTGGTACTCTCGGTTTAGAATGCAACGGTTCGAATGACACAGAAACAGAGGAGGTTCATCATCTGCTTCATTTGTACCACATGTATTTGAAGCCAACGAAGCATCGTGCTGCAAGCCTTCCTGGAGATacatttataattatcaatccACGGCGATATCTCCCCAGCGCAACAGAGCTCCAACGAAAGTCCGCGGTGAATTTTAAGGTGAAAAAAACGGTAGGTGTGCCACAATGCGTGCTCGACGTAACGACGAGGAAATCTGGAGATATCCAGGTGCCGGCATTGGGCGTCTATGACCATACCAATATTCTCCTCCATAATCTAATCAACTTTGAGCAGTCTCTTGGCAACATGGACTCGTACATCACAGCCTACGTCGCATTCTTGAATCACATCGTGCAGAGAGAAGAAGACGTGGAGCTGCTTGATACAAGAGGGGTGTTGGAGCACAGATTGACCAGCCGTGCGGAGGTGGTCGCTGTCTTCAGGCAATTACATAATGTGATCGATCATTATAAGACGCCCGGTTACTTGGCTAGCGTATACGAGGAGGTGAATGATCGTTGCACCAGCAAGTGGCGCAGAATCTATGCCGATGGGAAGCAACGTTATTGCTCCAATGTATGGCTGAGCATGTCGTTTGTTGCCGGCATCGCTCTATCAGTTCTCGCCCTCATCCAGACCATCTACGCCGTCGAGGGCTACAAGAGAAAATGA